In the genome of Lactuca sativa cultivar Salinas chromosome 3, Lsat_Salinas_v11, whole genome shotgun sequence, the window actggatttgtaattatgAGATAATTACAATTAGGCTATGGATtacttaataatatataggttggacgaattctatggtgaAGCCCATTAGatatcgtccaagggatattttaagggaatccatgggctgcttagggattaagcagttagattagggtttcctagttgaaaaccctaataacctacCTATATAAAGGAACCCTATTGCccaaaaaacgtggctaagactcccTCTAGGGTTTGTATACGTTTTTAgctgcctcctctctcctcctcttcatccaagttgctcttggtgtttgtgactccattagaggtgcaacatttgaggcactaagctttctaaagccaaggattgattgttattgctatataacaatcaaaggtaagatctaaaccctattttatgttaatatgattaattgtatgctagatctagggtttatacctttgaatattcaattgcatgttcactagaaaaactagatccaaaagctattagggtttgcatgtacaccataggaatgatgtattgctcaaaaacccatcaaaatcaaCATTAGTCACTTGTACTTTCAACAACTGTAATGCAAAACTTCTTATTTATATgcattttgaaatcattcatgcatatacctatggatcttcacactttttgtaTAAACAATTGTCATttcggaaaatatcggattttctgggttttataaactacacaaaacattttcatatcaaacgtgcttatgaactcaccaacattctatatgttgagattttcaaaataatttgtattctcaggtaacagataaacaAAAGAACAGTACCAAGTGTAtcaggatgttatgttttgaaaaactctcaaacaatttatgctaacgaaatgtaatatttagacaatgtacttgatgtgaacaatgtcagttgtaatatattgatgcatgatgATGTGtatattatgtttcatgtatatacattgtgatgatatttcaatttaagtcacgcgagcacttggacgtttccgccgtctggttcgggggtgtgacaggttggtatcagagcactatttatagtgaactggcatatctaaccacacattgatatgcacctataaaccaaagagggactaaacaactctgaacaaaaaatataaaatataacgaTAAAACACCTTTACTTGTGCGATataggaaaaagaacataataccaaatcaaataagatgatCCTGGCATCTCGATTAATCCAGGACAGTTCACAGTTGTATTAAGGGGAGAatgtagcatgatcaactatatttcctccggaatacaactatcacatgccctGGGGAAATCGCGATGGTCGGTAAACTTAAAACATACCCCTTTGttaccaagaagagaacatcaactcAATTTACATAACAATTAAAACATCTTATGAATAATAGTAGTATATTTATACACTCTCGCAGACAGTATGTTCGGCTTCCATCACCCTGGAGATCCGTATTTCCCTAAccaggggaataacggatggttggAAGAGGAACCTGAAGAAGAACCCGAACAGGagtctgaagaggaacctgaagcagaagtcgagggcggacctgttgaaccagttgtagacctggaagaagaagaagtcgaaGGAGACCTCGAGGAAGAACCCAATGATGACGATGACAGTGATTCAGACatggagtccgaagtcatcagcCCCACTTACCCGATTAGGGTGCCCGCTCATCGAATGGGCCCAACTGGCCCTACAACCGCCCTGGGGTATCGACATTTGGAGGTGGATCAGGCAACAGGGACAGCGACTCCCGTTTGGCATGGCATGCGAGTTTTATGACTTAAGTGAGGGAGGACCGGCTGATCACGCACTTCCAGTTATGGTGAGACCATTGCGGGATACTGGTGATCTGGCTCAGAACACCGCCGATCAGATGCACCAGATGTGAACTAGGGTTGAGCGGGCGGAGCAGGAGACAAGAGAAGTTACtcgagagttccacatgagaCAAGTGAGGTGGGAGACTCGACTCCAAGACACGGAGCGACAGGTGGCTCGCCTTCAGGGACCATCgacttcctcagcaccaccctCTGGCACATCCCACCATGGCTAGGATTAGTCATACCCGCCTTTAGTATTACGCTTATATGATCTATTCTATGTAtcaccgactctatgtttaaatgattacactactcatagattCGTTATGTTGTCAAACTTTGTACcctttatgtatgctctttcgagcaaattttcatgtatcaaagtacgGATATTATTAATGGAAAAATATATGTGTTCTAttgtgatgttgttatctgttatgtgttatgtttccaTTATTGTATGTCAATATCTAAAAAAAGctacctaagtatatgctatacacctagtttataggatcacaaACTCATGAAAATTAttggcactcaacatctttccgttccatgacagaaagatgcctcagcGACCCACATGTGGAAACCCTGAGCCAACGCCACTGGAAATCAACTCAGCTACATTTCAAGCAGCTGTATCTGCGGCGGTCACAGCGGCACTAGCACAGATCCACAATGGGAACAATAGTGGACGCAATGGACAAGGGGCTGGAAGCTCAAACAACGGAATGAACCAGGGGCCTACCAAGACTTGCTCCTTCAAAGATTTCACCAACGCCaagccacgaacctttaatggcacaggGGGGATGATAACCCTAAAGAGATGGATTGAAATGGcggaatcggtgttcgagatatgtgaaTGCCCCGAAGAGGTGAAAGTGAAGTTTGTAGCATGCACATTTGTTGACCAAGCTCTCACCTGGTGGCATGGACATGTGGAGACCTTCACCTTTCCCATAGCCAATGCCATGTCATGGGCGGAATTGCATGAAATGTTGATGGCCGAGTACTGCCCGTGtggcgaaattcagaaaatggagcaagagttaTGGAATCTCACCATCCGAAACTCCGACATCGGTGCTTACATATCAAGGCTTAGCGAACTGTCTTTGTTGTGCCCTGTCATGATTACCTCAATGGGAAAGAAAAtagaacgattcatctgggggttaacctccccaattcaagtaaatgtgatagctgcaaatcctgaaacctttgacagtgccaagaggttggccaagaagttgtacgaccacaacaacaagaagggcgagaagtcaGGGAAAACTGAAGGCAAGAAGGAgagtgacaacaagaaaggaaagaataacAAGAGAAAGGGATGGCAGGGCTCAGAGTTGCAAGGAAACAACAAACAACGACAGTTCATGCAGTaaccacccaagttccctccacaccacatgctcctgTCACATCTACCCCAAGTGCCCCTAAGCAGTACTCcgggaatctcccaaagtgcaacaagtgcaatctCCATTACAATGGcgaatgcagggagatgcattgtaccAATTGCAATCGAAAGGGTCACACGTCAAAGTACtgcaggacctatcctccccagaaccAGAAGCAAgaagcaacaaaaacaacaacaaccgcaactaCAACAATAACAACACAAACAACAGCGGCAACAATGTGGGGGCAAGCCAcacttgttatggatgtggaaagactgggcatttccgccgaaACTGCCCCAACGTCAACATCCCTGGGAATGGAAGAGCAGGGAGAGTGCTGACCATGGTTCAaagagaagcggttcaggatcccgtTGTTGTCACTGGTATGTTTCTCTTAAACCACacatatgcatgcatcctatttgatatcGGGTCTGAACGAAGCTTTgtgagtaataaattcaaacactttcTAAAACAACAACtccagaagcttaatgaaacctttacggtggaaatggctaatgtgAAAACAGAATCAACTGGGGAAATCTACGTAGGATGTACCCTGACCTTAAATCATCACGTCTTTCAAACAAACTTGATGCCTGTAACTATTAGGAggtttgatgtgattatcggcatggactggttgagcccccaccatactgaaattatgtgtcacgaaaaggtcgttcgccttcacctcccaaatttcaaaaccctaattatatatggAGACAAACTCGGTACGatccttcgtcttatctcgtgcattaaggcacaaAAGTATATACGAAAGAAAGAGTTGGCGTTTCTAGCTCACATTGTGGATAAGTCCAAGGAAGAGGTCAACATTCGATACATTCCAGTGGCTTGCGATTTCCCAGATGTTTTTCctgaagagctcccgggaatacccatagaaagacaagtcgagttctgAATCGACTTTGTGCCAGGAGCTACACCCATTGCCAAATCGCTCTATAGCTTGGCTCCTgtggagatgcaagaactgtccaaccaactcagcgaacttttggacaaaggattcatccgacctagtttCTCCCCTTAGGGAGCTCCAGTTCTATTTGTTAAGAAAAAGGAAGGATCCTtaaggatgtgtattgactacagggaactaaataagctcactgtcaaaaaccgctatccATTTCCACGAATCggcgatctattcgaccagctccaaggagcaagttacttcgcTAAGATTAATATGCAATCCGGATACCAACTCAAAGTCCAGGAAGAGGATATCTCCAAAACTGCTTtttgaactcgttatggacattatgaatttgttttaattcccttcggtctaacgaatgcccctgccgcattcatggacctgatgaatcgaatctgtcgaccattcctcgacaactttttcatcgttttcattgacgatatcctagtctattctcgaagcgaagaggagcatggccgacaTCTCCAACAAATCTTGGAAACCCTATGAACCGAAAGGttatatgcaaaactctctaagtgtgagtcctggctccgtagcgtgaactttttaggtcatgttgTCCGTCAAGAAGGGATACAAGTGgacccttctaaggtcaaagccattaAAAGATAGGCAGTCCCGACGACACCCACTGAAATTCGTCGGTTTttaggtctcgcaggctattataggagattcattcaaaacctCTCCAAAACAGCCAAAccacttaccatgcttacacaaaagggtgtacccTTTGAATGGACAGATAAGCAAGAAGTTGCATTCTGAACTCTGAAGCGAACTCTCTGTAGTACaccggtactatcactaccagaggggacagaggacttcgtagtttactgcgatgcctcaaatcagggtttaggctgtgtactcatgcagcatgggaaggtgatagcttatgcgtcccgACAACAAAAGACACACGAGGTGAATTATACCACTCATGATCTCGAATTAGGAGCTGTGGTTTttgccttgaagatttggaggtactacctttatggtataaagtgcaccattttcactgaccacaagagtctccaacacattttaaatcaaaaggagttaaacatgaggcaacgaagatgggttgagctactgaacgattatgagtgcgaaatctagtatcacccaggcaaggctaacgtggtagctgatgccttgagtcgaaaagaatactcgaATCGTCATGTGAAGACTCTCTtaataaccattcaatcccaccTGACCTAGCAAATCAAAGCAGCCCAGTTCGATGCCAGGAAGACAAAGAAGAAAACAAGTGAAGTGTTACGCGaaatggataagaacttcgaaGTCAAGGAGGACGGAGCACATTATTTCATGAACGGAATTTGGAtccctaaacttggaggattcggagaggtagtcatgaatgaagcccataagacacgatactccatccatctgggttcagataaaatgtacttggatatcaagCAACACAGTTGGTGGCCTAACAAGAAGGCAAAAATTGCCACTTATGTtagcaagtgcctcacttgtgcAAAAGTAAAGGTAGAATAACAGATTCCCTCGGGATTATTACAACAACTagtaatacccgagtggaaatgggaaatgattactatggactttgtgactaaactacccaagacaacaaatggtttggataccatatgggtaatagtcaacAGGTTGACAAAATCTGCTCATTTCCTCCCAATAAAAGAGTCATACAAGATGGAACGATTGACAAGAATATATATCAACAAAATCATGAGACTCCACGGATTACCAATGTCTATCATCTCATATAGAGATTGTAGGTTTACTTCACGCTTTTGCCAATCGCTTCAaaaagctatgggaacacaacttgACATGAGCACTTCCTACCACCCaaaaacggatggtcaaagcgtacgaaccattcaaacgcttgaagatatgctttgCACATGTGTGATAGACATTGGAAGGCCATGGCATACTCAGTTGCCTTTAATTGAATTTTCGTActacaacagttatcactcaagCATCAAACTTGCTCCTTTTGAAGCATTGTATGGGCGTAAATATAGATCAttgttgtgttgggctgaggtaggtgacactcagCTAGCAAGAGGACAGAAATCAAGTAATGCATTAACAGGACCAGAAATCATACGTGAAACGATAgagaagataattcaaatcagagctcgactacaagcatcacgagacagacacaagagctacgctgataaacggcgaaagcccttggaatttcaagtcgggGCCGGGTGTTGTTAAAGGTCTCTCCATGGAAAGGGATGATTTGTTTTGGGAAACGGGGAAAACTAAATCcatgatacattggaccctttgagattcttgcccgaatcggtctagtggcttatagactgcagctacccgctgagctcagcagtgtacaccccgtgttccatgtttccaatttgaagaagtgcttatccaacgaaactctcgtcattccattagaagaaatcgaaatcaacgagaatctcctgttcattgAGGAagcagttgaaatcatggacatggaagtgaagcgtactaagcaaagtcgcattctgattgtgaaagttcggtggaatgcaaaacgtggaccggaattcacgtgggaacgc includes:
- the LOC128132900 gene encoding uncharacterized protein LOC128132900, with translation MPQRPTCGNPEPTPLEINSATFQAAVSAAVTAALAQIHNGNNSGRNGQGAGSSNNGMNQGPTKTCSFKDFTNAKPRTFNGTGGMITLKRWIEMAESVFEICECPEEVKVKFVACTFVDQALTWWHGHVETFTFPIANAMSWAELHEMLMAEYCPCGEIQKMEQELWNLTIRNSDIGAYISRLSELSLLCPGDALYQLQSKGSHVKVLQDLSSPEPEARSNKNNNNRNYNNNNTNNSGNNVGASHTCYGCGKTGHFRRNCPNVNIPGNGRAGRVLTMVQREAVQDPVVVTGNMMIILLFV